One Streptomyces sp. NBC_01237 genomic region harbors:
- a CDS encoding dihydroorotase — protein sequence MSKILIRGAKILGGEPQDVLIDGETIERVGTGIEAGDATVVEAAGRILLPGLVDLHTHLREPGREDSETVLTGTKAAAVGGFTAVHAMANTFPVADTAGVVEQVWRLGRESGYCDVQPIGAVTVGLEGKQLAELGAMHDSAAGVKVFSDDGKCVDDAVIMRRALEYVKAFDGVVAQHAQEPRLTEGAQMNEGIVSAELGLGGWPAVAEESIIARDVLLAAHVGSRVHICHLSTAGSVEIVRWAKSKGWNVTAEVTPHHLLLTDELVRSYNPVYKVNPPLRTEADVMALREALADGTIDCVATDHAPHPHEDKDCEWAAAAMGMVGLETALSVVQQTMVDTGLIDWAGVADRMSTRPAAIGRLEGHGRPVSAGEPANLTLVDPAYRGVVDPAGFASRSRNTPYEGRELPGRVTHTFLRGRATVVDGKLA from the coding sequence ATGAGCAAGATCCTTATCCGCGGCGCGAAGATCCTCGGCGGCGAGCCGCAGGACGTCCTGATCGACGGCGAGACCATCGAACGCGTCGGCACCGGCATCGAGGCCGGGGACGCCACGGTCGTCGAGGCGGCGGGCCGGATCCTGCTGCCCGGCCTGGTCGACCTGCACACCCATCTGCGCGAGCCCGGCCGCGAGGACTCCGAGACCGTCCTGACCGGCACCAAGGCCGCCGCGGTCGGCGGCTTCACCGCCGTGCACGCCATGGCCAACACCTTCCCGGTCGCCGACACCGCGGGCGTCGTCGAGCAGGTCTGGCGGCTCGGCAGGGAGTCCGGCTACTGCGACGTGCAGCCCATCGGGGCCGTCACGGTCGGCCTGGAGGGCAAGCAGCTCGCCGAGCTCGGCGCGATGCACGACTCCGCCGCCGGAGTGAAGGTCTTCTCCGACGACGGCAAGTGCGTCGACGACGCCGTGATCATGCGCCGCGCCCTGGAGTACGTGAAGGCGTTCGACGGAGTCGTCGCCCAGCACGCCCAGGAGCCCCGCCTCACCGAGGGCGCCCAGATGAACGAGGGCATCGTCTCCGCCGAGCTGGGTCTCGGCGGCTGGCCCGCCGTCGCCGAGGAGTCGATCATCGCCCGCGATGTCCTCCTCGCCGCCCATGTCGGCTCCCGGGTGCACATCTGCCACCTCTCGACCGCCGGCTCCGTGGAGATCGTGCGCTGGGCCAAGTCCAAGGGCTGGAACGTCACCGCCGAGGTCACCCCGCACCACCTGCTCCTCACCGACGAGCTGGTCCGTTCCTACAACCCGGTCTACAAGGTGAACCCGCCGCTGCGCACCGAGGCCGACGTCATGGCCCTGCGCGAGGCACTCGCCGACGGCACCATCGACTGCGTCGCCACCGACCACGCCCCGCACCCGCACGAGGACAAGGACTGCGAGTGGGCCGCGGCCGCCATGGGCATGGTGGGCCTGGAGACCGCGCTCTCCGTCGTCCAGCAGACGATGGTGGACACCGGCCTCATCGACTGGGCGGGCGTAGCCGACCGGATGTCCACGCGCCCCGCGGCCATCGGCCGCCTCGAAGGACACGGCCGCCCCGTCTCGGCGGGTGAGCCCGCCAACCTCACCCTGGTCGATCCGGCATACCGTGGGGTTGTGGACCCCGCAGGCTTCGCGTCCCGCAGCCGCAACACTCCGTACGAGGGTCGCGA
- a CDS encoding aspartate carbamoyltransferase catalytic subunit: protein MMRHLISAADLTRDDAVLILDTAEEMARVADRPIKKLPTLRGRTVVNLFFEDSTRTRISFEAAAKRLSADVINFSAKGSSVSKGESLKDTALTLEAMGADAVVIRHGASGAPYRLATSGWIDGAVVNAGDGTHEHPTQALLDAFTMRRRLVGADSGLGGDLEGRRITVVGDILHSRVARSNVHLLTTLGAHVTLVAPPTLVPVGVEAWPCDVSYSLDKVLPDSDAVMMLRVQRERMNAAYFPTEREYSRRYGLDGERMAKMPGHAIVMHPGPMVRGMEITAEVADSDRCTVVEQVANGVSIRMAVLYLLLGGSGTATPSAAPAASSARTEENTKP from the coding sequence ATGATGCGTCACCTCATCTCGGCCGCCGATCTCACCCGCGACGACGCCGTCCTGATCCTCGACACCGCCGAGGAGATGGCCCGGGTCGCGGACCGGCCGATCAAGAAGCTTCCGACCCTGCGCGGCCGTACCGTCGTCAACCTCTTCTTCGAGGACTCGACGCGTACCCGCATCTCCTTCGAGGCCGCGGCCAAGCGCCTCTCCGCCGACGTCATCAACTTCTCCGCGAAGGGCTCGTCCGTCTCCAAGGGCGAGTCGCTCAAGGACACCGCCCTGACCCTGGAGGCGATGGGCGCGGACGCCGTCGTCATCCGGCACGGCGCCTCCGGCGCGCCGTACCGGCTCGCCACCTCCGGCTGGATCGACGGCGCCGTCGTCAACGCCGGTGACGGCACCCACGAGCACCCCACCCAGGCGCTCCTGGACGCCTTCACCATGCGCCGCCGGCTGGTCGGCGCCGACAGCGGCCTGGGCGGGGACCTCGAAGGCCGCCGGATCACCGTCGTCGGCGACATCCTGCACAGCCGGGTCGCCCGCTCCAACGTCCACCTGCTGACCACCCTCGGCGCGCACGTCACTCTGGTGGCCCCGCCGACCCTGGTGCCGGTCGGCGTGGAGGCATGGCCCTGCGACGTCAGCTACAGCCTGGACAAGGTGCTGCCGGACTCCGACGCGGTGATGATGCTGCGTGTGCAGCGTGAGCGGATGAACGCCGCGTACTTCCCGACCGAGCGCGAGTACTCCCGCCGCTACGGCCTGGACGGCGAGCGCATGGCGAAGATGCCCGGCCACGCCATCGTCATGCACCCCGGCCCCATGGTCCGCGGCATGGAGATCACCGCCGAGGTCGCCGACTCCGACCGCTGCACGGTCGTCGAGCAGGTCGCCAACGGGGTCTCGATCCGCATGGCCGTCCTGTACCTGCTGCTCGGCGGTTCCGGGACGGCAACGCCGTCCGCCGCCCCCGCCGCCAGTTCCGCCCGTACCGAGGAGAACACGAAACCATGA
- the pyrR gene encoding bifunctional pyr operon transcriptional regulator/uracil phosphoribosyltransferase PyrR: MDAQHDHTGNAARPVLEAPDIARVLTRIAHEIVERAKGADDVVLLGIPTRGVFLARRLAEKLEEITGRNMPVGSLDITMYRDDLRMRPARALARTEIPGEGIEGSLVVLVDDVLFSGRTIRAALDALGDIGRPRAVQLAVLVDRGHRELPIRADYVGKNLPTSLRETVKVQLAEEDGRDAVLLGVQQTAPADGQ; the protein is encoded by the coding sequence ATGGACGCACAGCATGACCACACCGGCAACGCGGCACGCCCCGTTCTCGAGGCGCCCGACATCGCCCGTGTGCTGACCCGAATCGCCCACGAGATCGTCGAACGCGCCAAGGGCGCCGACGACGTGGTGCTGCTCGGCATCCCGACGCGAGGCGTGTTCCTCGCCCGTCGGCTCGCCGAGAAACTCGAAGAGATCACCGGCCGGAACATGCCGGTGGGATCGCTCGACATCACGATGTACCGCGACGACCTGAGGATGCGCCCGGCGCGCGCCCTGGCGCGTACCGAGATCCCCGGTGAGGGCATCGAGGGCAGCCTGGTCGTCCTGGTCGACGACGTGCTCTTCTCCGGCCGCACGATCCGCGCCGCACTCGACGCGCTCGGCGACATCGGCCGCCCCCGCGCCGTGCAGCTCGCGGTCCTCGTCGACCGCGGTCACCGCGAACTCCCCATCCGTGCCGACTACGTCGGCAAGAACCTCCCGACGTCGCTGCGGGAAACGGTCAAGGTCCAGCTCGCCGAGGAGGACGGCCGCGACGCCGTGCTGCTCGGTGTCCAGCAGACCGCCCCTGCGGACGGGCAGTAG
- the bldD gene encoding transcriptional regulator BldD — translation MSSEYAKQLGAKLRAIRTQQGLSLHGVEEKSQGRWKAVVVGSYERGDRAVTVQRLAELADFYGVPVQELLPGTTPGGAAEPPPKLVLDLERLAHVPPEKAGPLQRYAATIQSQRGDYNGKVLSIRQDDLRTLAVIYDQSPSVLTEQLISWGVLDADARRAVAHEEG, via the coding sequence ATGTCCAGCGAATACGCAAAACAGCTCGGGGCCAAGCTCCGCGCCATCCGCACCCAGCAGGGCCTCTCCCTCCACGGCGTGGAGGAGAAGTCGCAGGGCCGGTGGAAGGCCGTCGTGGTCGGTTCGTACGAGCGCGGCGACCGTGCCGTCACCGTGCAGCGCCTCGCCGAGCTGGCGGATTTCTACGGGGTCCCGGTGCAGGAGCTGCTGCCCGGTACGACTCCGGGCGGGGCCGCCGAGCCGCCGCCGAAGCTCGTCCTCGACCTTGAGCGCCTCGCCCACGTCCCGCCGGAGAAGGCCGGACCGCTGCAGCGCTACGCCGCGACGATCCAGAGCCAGCGCGGTGACTACAACGGCAAGGTGCTCTCGATCCGCCAGGACGACCTGCGCACGCTGGCCGTGATCTACGACCAGTCGCCGTCCGTACTCACGGAGCAGCTGATCAGCTGGGGTGTGCTGGACGCCGACGCGCGTCGCGCGGTCGCCCACGAAGAGGGCTGA
- the nusB gene encoding transcription antitermination factor NusB, with amino-acid sequence MAARNKARKRAFQILFEADQRGESVQTVLADWVRHSRTDDRQPPVGEFTMELVEGYAQYADRIDDLIVTYAVDWEIDRMPVVDRSILRLGAYELIWMDETPDAVVIDEAVQLAKEFSTDDSPSFVNGLLARFKDLKPNLRREQ; translated from the coding sequence GTGGCTGCTCGGAACAAGGCCCGCAAGCGCGCCTTCCAGATCCTCTTCGAGGCCGACCAGCGCGGTGAGTCCGTGCAGACGGTCCTCGCGGACTGGGTTCGGCACTCGCGGACCGACGACCGTCAGCCGCCGGTCGGCGAATTCACGATGGAGCTCGTCGAGGGGTACGCGCAGTACGCGGACCGGATCGACGACCTCATCGTCACCTACGCCGTGGACTGGGAGATCGACCGGATGCCGGTCGTCGACCGGAGCATCCTGCGGCTCGGTGCGTATGAGCTGATCTGGATGGACGAGACCCCGGACGCCGTGGTGATCGACGAGGCGGTCCAGCTCGCCAAGGAGTTCTCCACCGATGACTCACCGTCCTTCGTGAACGGCCTGCTGGCCCGTTTCAAGGACCTCAAGCCGAATCTCCGCCGGGAGCAGTAG
- the efp gene encoding elongation factor P — translation MASTNDLKNGLVLKLDGGQLWSVVEFQHVKPGKGPAFVRTKLKNVLSGKVVDKTFNAGVKVETATIDRRDMQFSYMDGEYFVFMDMNTYDQLMVDRKAVGDAANFLIEGFTASVAQHEGEVLYVELPAAVELTIQHTDPGVQGDRSTGGSKPATLETGYEIGVPLFITTGEKIKVDTRTGDYLGRVNS, via the coding sequence GTGGCTTCCACGAACGACCTCAAGAACGGCCTGGTGCTCAAGCTCGACGGAGGCCAGCTCTGGTCCGTCGTCGAGTTCCAGCACGTCAAGCCCGGCAAGGGCCCCGCCTTCGTGCGCACCAAGCTCAAGAACGTGCTCTCCGGCAAGGTCGTCGACAAGACGTTCAACGCCGGTGTGAAGGTCGAAACGGCCACCATTGACCGCCGTGACATGCAGTTCTCGTACATGGACGGCGAGTACTTCGTCTTCATGGACATGAACACGTACGACCAGCTGATGGTCGACCGCAAGGCTGTCGGCGACGCCGCCAACTTCCTGATCGAGGGCTTCACCGCCTCCGTCGCCCAGCACGAGGGCGAGGTGCTCTACGTCGAGCTGCCCGCCGCGGTCGAGCTGACCATCCAGCACACCGACCCGGGCGTCCAGGGCGACCGCTCCACCGGTGGCAGCAAGCCCGCCACCCTGGAGACCGGTTACGAGATCGGCGTGCCGCTCTTCATCACCACCGGCGAGAAGATCAAGGTCGACACCCGCACGGGCGACTACCTCGGCCGGGTGAACAGCTAA
- a CDS encoding aminopeptidase P family protein — MSEVYAVRRGLLRDRCAAVGSAAALVSRPANVRYLAGGAPPGAVLLLGADEDVLLCPRVPTGDPAHGRPDEALRLSVLPAPDGDPVVAAADLATSAGAESLAVEEHDLTVARHRAIGSVAPRLRLGDLGCTVEQLRIVKDEEEIACLRIAAEITDQALGELLESILVGRTERHLALELERRLVDHGADGPAFETSVATGPNSGQGRHRPSDRRVEEGDFLSVCLGANYRGYRCEIGRTFVIGTAPADWQIELYDLVFAAQRAGREALTPGAAYRDVDRAARQVLDRAGHGEGLVPWTGHGVGLEIDEDPQLAPTAMGKLDACVPVTVEPGVHLPGRGGVRIDDTLVVRPEADGGPELLTMTTKELLAL, encoded by the coding sequence ATGTCAGAGGTGTACGCCGTCCGACGCGGGCTGCTCCGCGACCGGTGCGCCGCCGTCGGATCCGCGGCCGCCCTGGTCTCCCGCCCCGCCAATGTCCGCTACCTCGCCGGCGGAGCGCCTCCCGGCGCCGTGCTGCTGCTCGGCGCCGACGAGGACGTGCTGCTCTGCCCGCGGGTCCCGACGGGCGATCCCGCCCACGGGCGGCCCGACGAGGCGCTGCGGCTGTCCGTGCTGCCCGCCCCGGACGGCGACCCGGTCGTCGCCGCCGCCGATCTGGCGACGTCCGCGGGCGCGGAGTCCCTCGCCGTCGAGGAGCACGATCTGACGGTCGCCCGCCACCGGGCCATCGGCTCGGTCGCCCCCCGGCTCCGCCTCGGCGATCTGGGCTGCACCGTGGAGCAGCTGAGGATCGTCAAGGACGAGGAGGAGATCGCCTGTCTGCGGATCGCCGCCGAGATCACCGATCAGGCCCTCGGTGAACTCCTCGAATCGATCCTCGTGGGCCGCACCGAACGTCACCTCGCCCTGGAGCTGGAGCGCCGTCTGGTCGACCACGGCGCGGACGGTCCCGCATTCGAGACATCCGTCGCCACCGGCCCCAATTCGGGGCAGGGGCGGCACCGGCCCTCGGACCGACGGGTCGAGGAAGGCGATTTCCTCTCCGTCTGCCTGGGGGCGAACTATCGCGGCTACCGCTGCGAGATCGGCCGCACCTTCGTCATCGGCACCGCTCCGGCGGACTGGCAGATCGAGCTCTACGACCTCGTTTTCGCCGCTCAGCGGGCCGGACGTGAGGCATTGACCCCCGGCGCCGCCTACCGTGACGTCGACCGTGCGGCCCGTCAGGTACTGGACCGAGCGGGCCATGGAGAGGGCCTCGTACCATGGACCGGTCACGGGGTGGGCCTCGAAATCGACGAGGACCCGCAATTGGCACCGACGGCCATGGGTAAACTGGACGCTTGTGTGCCGGTCACCGTCGAACCGGGGGTTCACCTCCCGGGCCGGGGCGGTGTCCGGATCGATGACACGCTCGTCGTGCGCCCCGAGGCGGACGGCGGACCCGAGCTACTCACCATGACGACCAAGGAGCTGCTCGCGCTCTAG
- a CDS encoding Pro-rich N-terminal domain-containing protein: protein MQHAVGAPLPPPQGPGNGPAGWTHQAQHPGHPGPPGRPPIPPPPLPMGHGQVPGGQGQSAPGPAPQHVPVPQHVPAPPQAPAPQHTPAPGSRETSGHVQLPPGGPVPLPAYPAEAGTGAATLAVLLIGPAGAGKTTVARLWAARRRVPTAHVSLDDVREWVCSGFADPQAGWNDHSEAQYRLARRTCGFAARNFLANGISCILDDAVFPDRPVVGLGGWKRHVGPGLLPVVLLPGLEIVLERNAARSGNRRLSDEEVARIHGRMAGWYGSGLPIIDNSTYDVETTARVLDDVLARSIASPPAW, encoded by the coding sequence ATGCAGCACGCAGTGGGGGCCCCGCTGCCGCCGCCCCAAGGACCCGGAAACGGACCTGCCGGCTGGACGCACCAGGCTCAGCACCCCGGCCACCCCGGACCTCCGGGGCGGCCACCGATACCTCCGCCGCCTCTGCCCATGGGCCATGGGCAGGTCCCGGGGGGCCAGGGGCAGAGCGCCCCGGGACCGGCGCCGCAGCACGTTCCCGTTCCTCAGCACGTTCCCGCGCCTCCGCAGGCACCTGCTCCGCAGCACACTCCCGCGCCCGGCTCGCGGGAGACGTCCGGGCACGTGCAGCTGCCCCCGGGCGGCCCCGTACCGCTGCCCGCGTACCCCGCAGAGGCCGGCACCGGCGCGGCGACCCTCGCCGTCCTGCTGATCGGCCCGGCGGGCGCCGGAAAGACCACGGTCGCCAGGCTCTGGGCGGCCCGCCGCAGAGTCCCCACCGCGCATGTCTCCCTCGACGACGTACGCGAATGGGTCTGCTCCGGCTTCGCCGACCCGCAGGCCGGGTGGAACGACCACTCCGAGGCGCAGTACCGCCTCGCGCGCCGCACCTGTGGCTTCGCCGCCCGCAACTTCCTCGCCAACGGCATCTCCTGCATCCTCGACGACGCCGTCTTCCCGGACCGGCCCGTCGTCGGTCTCGGCGGCTGGAAGCGCCACGTCGGCCCGGGACTGCTGCCGGTCGTCCTGCTGCCCGGCCTGGAGATCGTCCTGGAGCGCAACGCGGCCCGCAGCGGCAACCGTCGCCTCTCCGACGAGGAGGTCGCCCGGATCCACGGCCGGATGGCCGGCTGGTACGGCTCCGGCCTGCCGATCATCGACAACTCCACGTACGACGTCGAGACCACCGCCCGGGTCCTGGACGACGTGCTCGCCCGGTCGATAGCCAGCCCGCCCGCATGGTAG
- the aroQ gene encoding type II 3-dehydroquinate dehydratase: protein MTRRVFVLNGPNLGRLGSREPDVYGATSYAGLVDTCRTLGKELGFDVDVRETNDEGELIRWLHEAADGSIPVVLNPGAFTHYSYGMRDAAAQRTAPLIEVHISNPYAREEFRHTSVVAPVATGTVAGFGIGSYRLALRALADELTD, encoded by the coding sequence GTGACCCGCAGGGTCTTCGTGCTCAACGGACCGAACCTCGGCCGGCTCGGCTCGCGCGAACCCGATGTGTACGGTGCCACGTCCTACGCCGGACTCGTGGACACCTGCCGGACGTTGGGCAAGGAGCTCGGCTTCGACGTCGACGTACGGGAGACCAATGACGAGGGCGAGTTGATCCGCTGGCTCCACGAGGCCGCGGACGGTTCGATTCCGGTCGTTCTCAACCCGGGCGCGTTCACGCACTACTCGTACGGCATGCGGGACGCGGCAGCCCAGCGCACCGCCCCGCTGATCGAGGTGCACATCTCGAATCCGTACGCACGGGAGGAATTCCGCCACACCTCCGTGGTCGCGCCCGTGGCCACCGGGACCGTGGCAGGGTTCGGCATCGGCTCCTACCGGCTCGCCCTGCGGGCCCTTGCCGATGAACTGACGGACTGA
- the aroB gene encoding 3-dehydroquinate synthase, protein MSGPLVVLVGPMGVGKSTVGELLAARLGTAYRDTDADIVATAGKPIPEIFYDEGEEHFRALERQAVHTALAGHAGVLSLGGGAVLDATTRELLADHPVVYLSMDVDEAVRRVGLNTARPLLAVNPRRQWRELMDARRPLYEEVARTVVATDERTPEEVAQAIIDVLELPERAGGNPAPPGGEKTGMTQQGPTRIQVAGTAGSDPYEVLVGRQLLGELPHLIGNRAKRVAVLHPEALAETGEAVRQDLASQGYEAIAIQLPNAEEAKTVEVAAYCWKALGQTGFTRTDVIVGVGGGATTDLAGFVAASWLRGVRWIAVPTTVLGMVDAAVGGKTGINTAEGKNLVGAFHPPAGVLCDLAALDSLPVNDYVSGMAEIIKAGFIADPAILDLVEADPEGARTPSGPHTAELIERSIRVKAEVVSSDLKESGLREILNYGHTLAHAIEKNERYKWRHGAAVSVGLVFAAELGRLAGRLDDATADRHRAVLASVGLPLTYRGDQWPKLLENMKVDKKSRGDLLRFIVLDGLGKPTVMEGPDPAVLLAAYGEVSA, encoded by the coding sequence ATGAGCGGCCCACTGGTCGTTCTCGTCGGCCCGATGGGCGTCGGCAAGTCCACGGTCGGTGAACTGCTCGCCGCACGGCTGGGCACCGCCTACCGGGACACCGACGCGGACATCGTGGCGACCGCGGGCAAGCCGATCCCGGAGATCTTCTACGACGAGGGCGAGGAGCACTTCCGCGCGCTGGAGCGGCAGGCCGTGCACACGGCGCTCGCCGGGCACGCCGGTGTCCTCTCCCTCGGCGGCGGCGCCGTCCTCGACGCGACGACCCGCGAACTGCTCGCGGACCACCCGGTCGTCTACCTCTCGATGGACGTGGACGAGGCGGTCAGACGGGTCGGGCTGAACACCGCGCGCCCGCTCCTGGCGGTCAACCCCCGCCGTCAGTGGCGCGAGCTGATGGACGCCCGCCGTCCTCTCTACGAAGAGGTCGCCCGCACGGTCGTCGCCACCGACGAACGCACCCCCGAAGAGGTCGCCCAGGCGATCATCGACGTACTGGAACTGCCGGAGCGCGCGGGCGGGAACCCCGCACCCCCCGGCGGGGAGAAGACAGGCATGACGCAGCAGGGCCCCACCCGCATCCAGGTCGCCGGAACGGCGGGCTCCGACCCGTACGAGGTACTGGTCGGCCGTCAGCTCCTCGGCGAGCTGCCCCACCTCATCGGCAACCGCGCCAAGCGCGTCGCCGTCCTGCACCCGGAGGCGCTCGCCGAGACGGGCGAGGCGGTCCGCCAGGACCTCGCGAGCCAGGGTTACGAGGCCATCGCGATCCAGCTGCCGAACGCCGAGGAGGCCAAGACCGTCGAGGTCGCCGCCTACTGCTGGAAGGCGCTGGGCCAGACCGGCTTCACCCGTACCGACGTCATCGTCGGCGTCGGCGGCGGGGCCACCACCGATCTGGCCGGGTTCGTCGCCGCCAGCTGGCTGCGCGGGGTGCGCTGGATCGCCGTGCCCACCACCGTTCTGGGCATGGTGGACGCGGCCGTCGGCGGCAAGACCGGCATCAACACCGCCGAGGGCAAGAACCTCGTCGGCGCGTTCCACCCGCCGGCCGGGGTCCTGTGCGACCTCGCCGCGCTGGACTCGCTGCCGGTCAACGACTACGTCTCCGGCATGGCCGAGATCATCAAGGCGGGGTTCATCGCCGACCCGGCCATCCTCGACCTGGTGGAGGCCGACCCCGAGGGCGCCCGTACGCCGTCGGGACCGCACACCGCCGAACTGATCGAGCGGTCCATCCGGGTCAAGGCCGAGGTCGTCTCCAGCGACCTCAAGGAGTCCGGACTCCGGGAGATCCTCAACTACGGCCACACCCTGGCCCACGCGATCGAGAAGAACGAGCGCTACAAGTGGCGCCACGGCGCGGCCGTCTCGGTCGGCCTGGTCTTCGCCGCCGAGCTGGGCCGGCTCGCCGGCCGCCTCGACGACGCCACGGCCGACCGCCACCGGGCCGTCCTGGCGTCCGTCGGACTGCCGCTCACCTACCGCGGCGACCAGTGGCCCAAGCTCCTGGAGAACATGAAGGTCGACAAGAAGTCGCGCGGCGATCTGCTGCGCTTCATCGTCCTGGACGGCCTCGGCAAGCCCACCGTCATGGAGGGGCCTGACCCGGCCGTCCTGCTCGCCGCCTACGGGGAGGTCTCCGCGTGA
- the aroC gene encoding chorismate synthase, producing the protein MSRLRWLTAGESHGPALVATLEGLPAGVPITTEMVADALARRRLGYGRGARMKFEKDEVTFLGGVRHGLTMGSPVAVMVGNTEWPKWEQVMSADPVDADELAALARNAPLTRPRPGHADLAGMQKYGFDEARPILERASARETAARVALGAVARSYLKETAGIEIVSHVVELAAAKAPYGVYPEPSDVEKLDADPVRCLDADASKAMVAEIDQAHKDGDTLGGVVEVLAYGVPVGLGSHVHWDRRLDARLAAALMGIQAIKGVEVGDGFDLARVPGSKAHDEILATADGIKRASGRSGGTEGGLTTGELLRVRAAMKPIATVPRALATIDVVTGEAAKAHHQRSDVCAVPAAGIVAEAMVALVLADAVAEKFGGDSVPETHRNVQSYLDHLQIR; encoded by the coding sequence TTGAGCAGGTTGCGCTGGCTGACCGCAGGGGAGTCGCACGGCCCCGCACTGGTGGCGACGCTGGAGGGTCTTCCCGCCGGTGTCCCGATCACCACGGAGATGGTGGCGGACGCGCTCGCCCGCCGGCGGCTGGGCTACGGCCGCGGCGCGCGGATGAAGTTCGAGAAGGACGAGGTCACCTTCCTCGGGGGGGTCCGGCACGGGCTCACCATGGGTTCCCCGGTCGCCGTGATGGTCGGCAACACCGAGTGGCCGAAGTGGGAGCAGGTCATGTCGGCCGACCCGGTCGACGCCGACGAGCTGGCCGCGCTGGCCCGTAACGCCCCGCTGACCCGCCCCCGCCCCGGCCACGCCGACCTGGCGGGAATGCAGAAGTACGGCTTCGACGAGGCCCGGCCGATCCTGGAGCGCGCCAGTGCCCGGGAGACCGCGGCCCGGGTCGCGCTCGGCGCGGTCGCGCGCTCGTACCTCAAGGAGACCGCGGGCATCGAGATCGTCAGCCATGTCGTCGAGCTGGCCGCGGCCAAGGCGCCCTACGGCGTCTACCCCGAGCCCTCCGACGTCGAGAAGCTGGACGCCGACCCGGTGCGCTGCCTGGACGCCGACGCGTCCAAGGCGATGGTCGCCGAGATCGACCAGGCCCACAAGGACGGCGACACCCTGGGTGGCGTCGTCGAGGTGCTGGCGTACGGAGTGCCCGTCGGCCTCGGCTCGCACGTGCACTGGGACCGCCGGCTCGACGCCCGGCTCGCCGCCGCCCTGATGGGCATCCAGGCCATCAAGGGGGTCGAGGTCGGCGACGGCTTCGACCTGGCGAGGGTGCCGGGCTCGAAGGCGCACGACGAGATCCTGGCCACCGCCGACGGCATCAAGCGCGCCTCCGGCCGCTCCGGCGGTACCGAGGGCGGTCTGACCACCGGTGAGCTGCTGCGGGTCCGCGCCGCGATGAAGCCGATCGCGACCGTGCCCCGCGCGCTCGCCACGATCGACGTGGTCACCGGCGAGGCGGCCAAGGCCCACCACCAGCGCTCCGATGTCTGTGCCGTTCCGGCCGCCGGGATCGTCGCCGAGGCGATGGTCGCCCTGGTCCTGGCCGACGCGGTCGCGGAGAAGTTCGGTGGCGACAGCGTCCCCGAGACCCACCGCAACGTGCAGTCGTACCTCGACCACCTGCAGATCCGATGA
- a CDS encoding shikimate dehydrogenase, whose protein sequence is MPSTESRRAAVLGSPIAHSLSPALHRAAYAELGLDHWSYDRFEVDEAALPGFIEGLDSSWAGLSLTMPLKRAVIPLLDSVSDTASSVEAVNTVVCTEDGRRVGDNTDIPGMIAALRERGVEKVESAAVLGAGATASSALAALAVICTGPVTAYVRSRERGAEMRAWGERLGVDVRIADWAEGERALGAPLVIATTPAGAADGLATAVPEAPGTLFDVLYEPWPTALASAWSAREGAVIGGLDLLVHQAVLQVEQMTGCVPAPLAAMRHAGETALAAR, encoded by the coding sequence ATGCCCTCGACTGAGTCACGCCGGGCCGCCGTGCTCGGCTCGCCGATCGCCCACTCGCTCTCCCCGGCCCTGCACCGGGCCGCGTACGCGGAACTCGGCCTCGATCACTGGTCCTACGACCGCTTCGAGGTCGACGAGGCGGCGCTGCCTGGGTTCATCGAGGGACTGGACTCCTCCTGGGCCGGGCTCTCGCTCACCATGCCGCTCAAGCGGGCGGTCATTCCCCTGCTGGACTCGGTCAGTGACACGGCGTCCTCGGTCGAGGCCGTCAACACGGTCGTGTGCACCGAGGACGGCCGCCGCGTCGGCGACAACACCGACATCCCGGGCATGATCGCCGCGCTGCGTGAGCGCGGGGTCGAGAAGGTCGAGTCCGCCGCCGTCCTCGGCGCCGGAGCCACCGCCTCCTCGGCCCTCGCCGCGCTCGCCGTGATCTGTACCGGACCGGTCACCGCCTATGTGCGCAGTCGCGAGCGCGGAGCCGAGATGCGGGCCTGGGGCGAGCGGCTCGGTGTCGATGTCAGGATCGCCGACTGGGCCGAGGGTGAGCGGGCGCTGGGCGCGCCCCTCGTCATCGCCACCACTCCGGCAGGGGCCGCGGACGGCCTCGCCACCGCCGTACCGGAGGCTCCCGGCACGCTGTTCGATGTGCTGTACGAGCCCTGGCCGACCGCTCTCGCCTCCGCGTGGTCCGCACGCGAGGGCGCAGTCATCGGAGGTCTGGATCTCTTGGTGCACCAGGCGGTGCTTCAGGTCGAACAGATGACGGGGTGCGTTCCGGCCCCGCTCGCCGCCATGCGGCACGCGGGGGAAACGGCGCTCGCCGCCCGCTGA